A genomic stretch from Verrucomicrobiia bacterium includes:
- a CDS encoding ATP-binding protein, with product MTPLRDLKVNALTRRADELFAEQQERTCHRTDLMFAKLMLFQWILGIVLALCISPKTWIGAQSTTHLHVWAAIFIGGIICGFPAWIAMRYPSRPLTRHILAVGQMLMSALLIHLTGGRIETHFHVFGSLAFLAFYRDWKVLLTATVVVALDHFVRGTFWPQSIFGVLTSSPWRWTEHAAWVLFEDFFLYISIRESLGESFLVAERQARLESLNENIEGVVRDRTRELEKSHHQLVNVSRRAGMAEVATSVLHNVGNVLNSINVSAGIISELVRHSKAASVARVSGLLKEHTNDLGEFLSNDPKGRQIPAYLTQLSQHLADEKTTLLTELSHLAKNVDHVKDIVSTQQSYAKVSGVTETLKCSDLIDDAVRMNASALARHDVRFVREYAEPAPTVLGEKHKALQILVNLIRNAKQACDEAGVLDKQMTMRITNGSGKVRLSLTDNGNGISAENLTRIFNHGFTTKKDGHGFGLHSSALAAREMGGSLSVHSEGPGRGATFVLELPAAPVSPAVPSETSAPAPVLANH from the coding sequence ATGACCCCATTACGTGATTTGAAAGTCAACGCTCTTACCCGGCGCGCCGATGAATTATTCGCCGAGCAACAGGAACGGACCTGCCACCGCACCGACTTGATGTTCGCCAAGCTGATGCTTTTTCAATGGATCCTGGGTATTGTCCTGGCTCTTTGCATCTCGCCGAAAACCTGGATTGGCGCGCAGAGCACGACGCACCTCCACGTTTGGGCGGCGATTTTCATCGGTGGCATCATCTGTGGCTTCCCCGCGTGGATCGCCATGAGATACCCGAGCCGTCCCCTGACCCGCCACATACTCGCCGTTGGGCAAATGCTCATGTCCGCGCTGCTCATTCATCTGACCGGTGGCCGCATTGAAACTCACTTTCACGTTTTCGGCTCGCTGGCGTTCCTCGCGTTTTATCGCGATTGGAAAGTGCTCCTGACCGCGACGGTCGTCGTGGCGCTGGACCATTTCGTGCGCGGCACTTTCTGGCCACAATCCATTTTTGGTGTTCTCACCAGCAGCCCGTGGCGCTGGACCGAGCACGCCGCCTGGGTGTTGTTCGAGGATTTTTTCCTCTACATCTCGATCCGCGAAAGTCTCGGCGAAAGTTTCCTCGTCGCCGAACGCCAGGCGCGTTTGGAAAGCCTCAATGAAAACATCGAAGGCGTCGTCCGCGACCGCACCCGCGAGCTTGAAAAAAGCCACCATCAACTTGTCAATGTTTCGCGCCGCGCCGGCATGGCGGAAGTCGCCACCAGCGTTTTGCATAATGTCGGCAATGTCCTCAATAGCATCAATGTCTCGGCGGGTATCATCTCCGAACTCGTGCGCCATTCCAAAGCCGCCAGCGTTGCCCGCGTCAGTGGGTTGCTCAAGGAACATACCAACGACCTCGGCGAATTCCTTTCCAACGATCCCAAGGGCCGCCAGATTCCCGCTTATCTCACCCAGCTTAGCCAGCATCTCGCCGACGAAAAAACCACCCTGCTTACGGAGCTGAGTCATCTCGCGAAAAATGTGGACCACGTCAAAGACATCGTGTCTACGCAGCAAAGTTACGCCAAGGTTTCCGGTGTCACGGAGACGCTCAAATGTTCGGACTTGATTGACGACGCCGTCCGCATGAACGCCAGCGCCCTCGCGCGCCACGATGTCCGTTTTGTCCGTGAGTACGCCGAACCGGCCCCGACCGTGCTGGGTGAAAAACACAAGGCTTTGCAAATCCTGGTGAACTTGATCCGCAACGCCAAGCAGGCCTGCGACGAGGCGGGCGTCCTCGACAAACAAATGACCATGCGCATCACCAACGGCAGCGGCAAGGTGCGCCTCAGCCTCACCGACAACGGCAACGGAATTTCCGCCGAGAACCTCACCCGGATTTTTAACCACGGTTTCACCACGAAAAAAGACGGCCACGGTTTCGGCCTGCACAGCAGCGCCCTCGCCGCGCGTGAAATGGGCGGCTCGCTCTCGGTCCACAGCGAAGGCCCGGGCCGCGGCGCGACGTTCGTTTTGGAATTGCCCGCCGCGCCGGTCAGCCCGGCCGTTCCCAGCGAAACTTCCGCTCCGGCTCCCGTATTGGCAAATCATTGA
- a CDS encoding response regulator has protein sequence MTNSLTETNHRILVIDDNRAIHDDFRKILSSSAQATTGLEDAEAALFDEPTRAVKRTNFELDSAYQGQEGLALAEQAVKEGRPYAVAFVDVRMPPGWDGVETAAKLWEACPDLQIVICTAYSDYSWDDMSARLNHSDQLLILKKPFDSVEVLQLANALTKKWGLHQQARLKLDTLEKLVQERTQVLQSTNAALESEMTARQLVTENLRQSEERYQLLFSKNPLPMWVQDGQTRAILAVNETAIQEYGFTLADFLAMNAQQLCVPVDALGSSFQAGTAPEVSASAPTRHRRRDGSVMDVEIISRPIVFDGHPAQLVLANNVTEKKKLEAQFLRSQRMEGIGTLATGMAHDLNNILAPILMSAGLLRGETEPAERELAADRIESSVKRGAEIIQQVLTFGRGVSGERVAVNPGEVLRELSRIIGQTFSKDLAIGVEAPANLWPLIGDKTQIHQILLNLCINSRDAMPNGGKLTLRADNFIMDEAFAANHAPIPPGPYVRLEVTDTGEGIPAANLTKIFDPFFTTKEFGKGTGLGLSTVLGIVKSHHGIITVSSEVGRGSTFTVYLPASPAVARKSMASGAHELPRGKGQTILLVDDETNIVSATRSMLEQHGYKVCAANQGREAINVFTKNERPVDLVVTDIMMPGMDGIALVQALRGIDPRVKIIASSGLGKDLAGSPRARELESLGIKAFLAKPYTAEKLLTALHELLDVQKPAAMELMHA, from the coding sequence ATGACCAACTCATTGACCGAAACCAACCATCGCATTCTCGTGATTGATGACAATCGCGCGATCCACGATGACTTTCGCAAAATCCTTTCTTCGAGCGCGCAAGCGACCACGGGCCTGGAAGATGCCGAAGCCGCTTTGTTCGACGAACCCACTCGCGCCGTGAAGCGGACGAATTTCGAACTCGATTCCGCCTACCAGGGCCAGGAAGGCCTCGCGCTCGCCGAGCAGGCCGTCAAAGAGGGCCGCCCTTACGCCGTCGCCTTCGTGGATGTGCGCATGCCGCCCGGCTGGGATGGCGTGGAGACCGCCGCCAAACTTTGGGAAGCCTGTCCCGATTTGCAAATCGTGATCTGCACCGCGTATTCGGATTATTCGTGGGACGACATGTCCGCGCGGCTGAATCATTCGGACCAACTATTGATTCTCAAGAAACCGTTTGACTCCGTCGAAGTGTTGCAACTCGCCAATGCGCTCACCAAAAAATGGGGTCTGCATCAACAGGCGCGGCTGAAACTCGACACGCTTGAAAAACTCGTGCAGGAGCGCACCCAGGTTTTGCAATCCACCAACGCCGCGCTGGAATCGGAAATGACTGCGCGCCAGCTGGTCACTGAAAACCTGCGCCAGAGCGAAGAGCGTTATCAGTTGCTCTTCAGCAAAAATCCGCTGCCCATGTGGGTGCAGGACGGGCAGACCCGGGCCATTCTCGCCGTCAACGAAACCGCCATTCAGGAATATGGTTTCACTCTCGCCGATTTCCTCGCGATGAACGCCCAGCAGCTTTGTGTTCCGGTGGACGCGCTCGGCTCGTCGTTCCAGGCGGGCACGGCGCCGGAAGTTTCCGCCTCCGCTCCCACGCGCCATCGTCGCCGCGACGGTTCAGTGATGGACGTCGAAATCATTTCCCGCCCCATCGTGTTTGACGGACACCCCGCGCAGTTGGTTCTCGCGAACAACGTGACCGAAAAGAAAAAGCTCGAGGCGCAATTCCTCCGCTCGCAGCGCATGGAAGGCATCGGCACGCTCGCCACCGGCATGGCGCACGATCTCAACAACATTCTCGCGCCGATTCTCATGTCGGCCGGCTTGCTGCGCGGCGAGACCGAGCCCGCCGAGCGCGAACTGGCCGCCGACCGCATCGAGTCCTCCGTCAAACGCGGCGCGGAAATCATCCAGCAGGTCCTGACCTTCGGCCGCGGCGTCAGCGGCGAACGCGTGGCCGTGAATCCAGGCGAAGTTCTCCGCGAATTGTCCCGCATCATCGGCCAGACTTTTTCCAAGGACCTCGCGATCGGCGTGGAAGCTCCCGCCAATCTCTGGCCGCTCATCGGCGACAAAACTCAGATCCATCAAATCCTCCTGAATCTCTGCATCAATTCGCGCGACGCCATGCCCAACGGCGGCAAGCTCACCTTGCGCGCGGATAATTTCATCATGGACGAGGCGTTCGCCGCCAATCATGCGCCAATTCCTCCCGGGCCCTACGTTCGCCTCGAAGTCACGGACACCGGCGAAGGCATTCCCGCCGCCAACCTCACCAAGATCTTCGACCCGTTTTTCACGACGAAGGAATTTGGCAAAGGCACCGGCCTTGGATTGTCCACCGTCCTGGGCATCGTCAAGAGCCATCACGGCATCATCACCGTTTCCAGTGAAGTCGGGCGCGGCTCGACGTTCACCGTTTACCTGCCCGCTTCCCCCGCCGTCGCGCGCAAGAGCATGGCCTCCGGCGCGCACGAACTTCCGCGCGGCAAGGGCCAGACGATTCTGCTCGTGGATGACGAGACCAATATCGTGTCCGCCACCCGCTCGATGCTCGAGCAGCACGGTTACAAAGTTTGCGCCGCCAACCAGGGCCGCGAAGCCATCAACGTCTTTACGAAAAATGAACGCCCCGTTGATCTCGTCGTGACCGATATCATGATGCCCGGCATGGACGGCATCGCGCTCGTGCAGGCGTTGAGAGGCATTGACCCGCGCGTGAAAATCATCGCCTCCAGCGGCCTCGGCAAAGATCTCGCCGGCAGCCCGCGCGCGCGCGAGTTGGAATCGCTCGGCATCAAGGCGTTCCTGGCCAAGCCTTACACCGCGGAAAAATTGCTCACCGCGCTTCACGAATTGCTCGACGTGCAAAAACCCGCCGCGATGGAGTTGATGCATGCCTGA
- a CDS encoding CHASE sensor domain-containing protein — protein MKLLRQASIQRKQMLIIMLTTTVALLLACAAFVTYEIFTFRAAMVRNLQTMAEIIGDNSAATLDFNDPKAAEETLAALKKEPSMVGACLYLKDGEIFATFDRAGDDGVFTPPKLPGQGYSFSGNLLTLFAPIHYKGDNIGMVCLVSDTHALYARLERYAVIVSLVFLVTLSTAFLLSGRLQRLISGPILQLVETASAVARDKNYSLRAVKFSEDELGVLVNAFNGMLEQIEKHDQVLQAAHENLEQRVAERTKELAASISVLNATLNGTADGIIVTDRQGNVCSYNKKFLDMWRLPHDQIVLGTDTIIPLASNQMKDRSGFLARVHELYGNPDVESHDILEFKDGRTFERDSQPQCLNGESIGRVWCFRDITERRRAEAELVSTHRQLIDTSRQAGMAEVATSVLHNVGNVLNSVNVSNAVVSEKIRNSRVINLSKVAAMIYEHKHDLAAFFTNDPKGKQLPGYLCDLAVHLKDEQQEIIHELGSLSTNIEHIKEIVSMQQGYARVSGTSETLNVMDLVEDAVRMNAGAIERHEVTLVREYGDPVMATVDKHKVLQILVNLIRNAKYALDEGHPDKKLMTLRVKANGDDQIKISVVDNGVGIPARNLTRIFNHGFTTRKEGHGFGLHSGALAARELGGSLTVHSDGPGRGASFTLEFPRQPVREQKL, from the coding sequence ATGAAACTCCTCCGCCAGGCCTCCATTCAGCGCAAGCAGATGTTGATCATCATGCTTACGACGACTGTCGCGCTGCTGCTCGCGTGCGCGGCGTTCGTCACGTATGAGATTTTCACTTTTCGCGCCGCGATGGTCCGCAACCTTCAGACGATGGCGGAAATCATTGGTGATAATTCCGCCGCCACGCTCGATTTCAACGACCCCAAAGCCGCCGAGGAAACCCTCGCCGCGTTGAAAAAAGAACCCAGCATGGTTGGCGCTTGCCTTTACTTGAAGGACGGCGAAATCTTTGCCACGTTTGACCGCGCAGGCGATGACGGCGTTTTCACGCCGCCCAAACTTCCCGGGCAAGGTTATTCCTTTAGCGGCAATCTGCTCACCCTGTTCGCGCCCATCCATTACAAGGGCGACAACATCGGCATGGTTTGTCTCGTGTCCGACACGCACGCCCTCTATGCGCGCCTCGAGCGTTACGCGGTGATCGTCTCGCTGGTTTTTCTCGTCACCCTTTCCACGGCGTTCCTGCTTTCCGGCCGCCTTCAGCGTCTTATCTCCGGGCCGATCCTGCAACTCGTCGAAACCGCCAGCGCCGTCGCGCGCGACAAAAATTATTCCCTGCGCGCCGTGAAGTTCAGCGAGGACGAACTCGGCGTGCTCGTGAACGCCTTCAACGGCATGCTCGAGCAAATCGAAAAACACGACCAGGTTCTGCAAGCCGCCCACGAAAATCTCGAACAACGCGTTGCCGAGCGCACCAAGGAATTGGCCGCCTCCATTTCCGTCCTCAATGCCACGCTGAACGGAACCGCGGACGGCATCATCGTCACCGACCGCCAGGGAAATGTTTGCAGCTATAATAAAAAATTCCTGGATATGTGGCGCCTACCCCATGACCAGATTGTTTTGGGCACGGATACCATTATCCCGCTCGCCTCGAACCAGATGAAGGATCGTTCCGGTTTTTTGGCGCGCGTTCATGAGCTTTACGGCAATCCCGACGTGGAGAGCCACGACATTCTTGAGTTCAAGGATGGCCGTACGTTTGAGCGCGATTCCCAGCCGCAATGTCTCAACGGCGAAAGTATCGGCCGCGTGTGGTGCTTCCGCGACATCACGGAACGCCGCCGCGCCGAGGCCGAACTGGTTTCGACCCATCGCCAGCTTATTGACACTTCCCGCCAGGCGGGCATGGCGGAAGTCGCCACCAGCGTCCTTCACAACGTCGGCAACGTCCTCAACAGCGTGAATGTTTCCAACGCCGTCGTCTCGGAAAAGATCCGCAACTCGCGCGTCATCAATTTGTCCAAGGTCGCCGCGATGATCTATGAGCACAAGCATGACCTCGCCGCGTTCTTCACCAATGATCCCAAGGGCAAACAGTTACCGGGTTATTTGTGCGACCTCGCCGTCCATCTCAAGGACGAGCAGCAGGAGATCATCCACGAACTCGGTTCTCTCTCGACCAACATCGAGCACATCAAGGAAATCGTTTCCATGCAGCAAGGTTACGCGCGCGTTTCGGGCACTTCGGAAACCCTGAATGTCATGGACCTCGTCGAGGACGCCGTGCGCATGAACGCCGGCGCCATCGAACGCCACGAAGTCACGCTCGTCCGCGAATATGGCGATCCTGTCATGGCGACGGTGGACAAGCACAAGGTCCTGCAAATTCTCGTCAACCTGATCCGCAACGCGAAATACGCGCTCGACGAAGGCCACCCCGATAAAAAATTGATGACCCTGCGCGTCAAGGCCAACGGTGATGACCAGATCAAGATTTCCGTCGTGGACAACGGCGTCGGCATCCCCGCGCGCAATCTCACGCGCATTTTCAACCACGGTTTCACCACGCGCAAGGAAGGCCACGGTTTTGGCTTGCACAGCGGCGCGCTCGCCGCCCGCGAACTCGGCGGTTCCCTGACCGTCCATAGTGACGGCCCGGGCCGCGGCGCTTCCTTCACTCTCGAATTTCCCCGGCAACCTGTACGCGAACAAAAATTATGA
- a CDS encoding YfiR family protein — protein sequence MNHTRTNRPAGRLACPAWRGVVAWFAGTGSRRRWMIQLLLLLSLFFQCSTITEAETGALTEYQVKALFLLNFSKYIDWPAEAFAQPDSPIVISILGENKFGDDLEHALAGKTVNDRKIVIRPITSDSDWAKCHILFISASEKRRTPDVLVRVRSLPVLTVGETEQFAQQGGIINFTKRDGKVRLEIDLHAAQQARLQISSRLLSVADVVRGKP from the coding sequence ATGAATCACACTCGCACCAACCGCCCGGCCGGGAGACTCGCGTGTCCCGCGTGGCGCGGTGTCGTCGCGTGGTTTGCCGGCACGGGTTCGCGGCGGCGCTGGATGATTCAGCTTCTCCTGTTGCTCAGCTTGTTTTTCCAATGCAGCACGATCACCGAGGCCGAAACCGGCGCGCTCACCGAGTACCAGGTCAAGGCGCTCTTTCTGCTGAATTTCAGCAAATACATTGACTGGCCCGCCGAGGCGTTTGCCCAGCCCGATTCGCCCATCGTCATCAGCATCCTTGGCGAAAATAAATTTGGCGATGACCTCGAGCACGCGCTTGCCGGCAAGACGGTGAACGACCGCAAAATTGTCATCCGCCCCATCACCAGCGATTCTGATTGGGCCAAGTGCCACATCCTGTTTATCAGCGCGTCCGAAAAGCGCCGCACCCCGGACGTTCTTGTGCGCGTCCGCAGCCTGCCCGTCCTGACCGTGGGCGAGACGGAACAATTCGCGCAACAGGGCGGCATCATTAATTTCACCAAACGCGATGGAAAAGTGCGCCTCGAAATTGATTTGCACGCCGCCCAGCAGGCGCGCCTTCAAATCAGTTCCCGGCTGCTCAGCGTCGCCGACGTCGTGCGGGGGAAACCATAA